CCGACCTGTTCCGCTCGTTCAACGAAGCGGGCGTGACCGTGCTGCTGACCACGCACGACGGCGGGCTGTTCGAACGCTACGCACCGCGCCGGCTGTCGCTGGCACACGGGAAGCTGCAATGAACTGGCTGCGTCTACAGATGCGCGCAGGGCTGCGCGCCGCCCGGCAGATGGTCCGCCAGCCCTTCAACACGCTGCTGGCCGCACTGGTGGTCGGCATCGCCGCCGCACTGCCGGCCACCGGCTACATGCTGCTCGGCAATCTGCAGCGGCTGGCCGGCAATGTCAGCGCCGCGCCGGAAATATCGGTGTTCATGCAGCCGGGTGCGAGCGCCGACGTGGTGAAGGACAGCGAGAAGAAGATCCGCGCGCTGGCCAAGGAGGGCCGCGTCGAACTGATTTCGCGCGACGCGGCGCTGAAGCGCTTCCGCGACAACGACGCGCTGGCCGAAATCCTCGACGCGCTGCCGGACAACCCCTTCGCCGACGCCTTCGTCGTGCGGCTGAAGGACGCCGACGCCGAGCGCCTCGAAGCGCTGCGCGCCGACCTCGCGAAGCTGCCCGAAGTCGAACACGTGCAGCTCGATTCCGACTGGGCCAAGCGGCTGGACGCGCTGATCGCGCTCGGCCGGCAGGCGCTGTCCATGCTGGCCGGCGTGCTCGGCCTCGGTCTGGTCGCGGTGACCTTCAACACGATACGGCTGCAGTTGCTGACCCAGCGCGACGAGATCGAAGTGAGCCGCCTGCTTGGCGCCACCGACGCCTGGATACGCCGCCCCTTCCACTGGTTCGGCGCGCTGCAGGGCCTGCTCGGCGGCGCGCTTGCCGGCCTACTGACGCTGGTCGCCACCCGCATGCTGGCGCAGCCGATGAGCGAACTGGCCGGCCTCTACAGTCTGGAATTCGTGCTGCGTCCGCTGGCCGTGCTCGACTGGGCGGTGCTGCTGGCCCTCTGCGCGCTGCTCGGCTGGCTGGGTGCCAGCGCTTCGGTGCGCCGCCACCTGTCGCGCATCGCCTGAGCCGATGCGTCTGCTGCTCGGTGCGCTGCTGACCCTGCTGTCGCAGCTCGCGCTGGCGGTGCTGCCGGCGCCGGTACTGCAGGCGCTGCGCTCGGCCGACATCCCGCCGTCGGCGATATCGGTGGTGGTGCAATCGGTCGAAGGCGGTCCGGCACGGATCAGCCACCGCGCGAAGCAGCCGATGAACCCGGCGTCGGTGATGAAGCTGGTCACCACCTACGCCGCGCTCGATACGCTGGGCCCCGCCTACAGCTGGCGCACCGAACTGCTCGCCACGGTGACGCCGCGCGACGGCGTACTCGACGGCGACCTCTACATCCGCGGCAGCGGCGACCCGGCGCTGTCGATGGAACAGTTCTGGCTGCTGCTGCGCGAATTGCGCAGCCGCGGCATCCGTGACATCCGCGGCGACGTGATCACCGATCGCAGCCGCTACGCTCTGCTCGCGCACGACCCGGGCGCCTTCGACAACGAACCGCTGGCGCCCTACAACGTCGGCCCGGACGCGCTGCTGCTGGCTCACAACGCATTGCGCATCCGGCTGCAGCCCACCGAAGGTGGCGCCCCCGTACTGTGGTCGGAACCGCCGCTGGATGGCGTGCAGATCGACAACCGGGTACAGCTGGTGGCGGGCGACTGCGGCGACTGGAAGGACACGCTGTTCGCCGCCGTCCAACCGGCCGGCAATGGTGCGCTGACCTTGCAGATCAGCGGCCGCTACGCGCGCGATTGCGGCGAGCGCATCTGGA
The window above is part of the Methyloversatilis discipulorum genome. Proteins encoded here:
- the ftsX gene encoding permease-like cell division protein FtsX produces the protein MNWLRLQMRAGLRAARQMVRQPFNTLLAALVVGIAAALPATGYMLLGNLQRLAGNVSAAPEISVFMQPGASADVVKDSEKKIRALAKEGRVELISRDAALKRFRDNDALAEILDALPDNPFADAFVVRLKDADAERLEALRADLAKLPEVEHVQLDSDWAKRLDALIALGRQALSMLAGVLGLGLVAVTFNTIRLQLLTQRDEIEVSRLLGATDAWIRRPFHWFGALQGLLGGALAGLLTLVATRMLAQPMSELAGLYSLEFVLRPLAVLDWAVLLALCALLGWLGASASVRRHLSRIA
- the dacB gene encoding D-alanyl-D-alanine carboxypeptidase/D-alanyl-D-alanine-endopeptidase is translated as MRLLLGALLTLLSQLALAVLPAPVLQALRSADIPPSAISVVVQSVEGGPARISHRAKQPMNPASVMKLVTTYAALDTLGPAYSWRTELLATVTPRDGVLDGDLYIRGSGDPALSMEQFWLLLRELRSRGIRDIRGDVITDRSRYALLAHDPGAFDNEPLAPYNVGPDALLLAHNALRIRLQPTEGGAPVLWSEPPLDGVQIDNRVQLVAGDCGDWKDTLFAAVQPAGNGALTLQISGRYARDCGERIWNVAPLPHADFFARALRAMWAELGGRITGRVREGVVPINAAVLGGIDSPPLAEVIRDINKYSNNVMARQLFLALSPSGVPADTVGAAAGVRAWAAQRNLPLPSLVMDNGSGLSRTERLSAYDLAALLRRAWASPVMPEFVSSMPVLAVDGTLRRRLKTSPLAGQAHLKTGSLADTRSIAGYVLDRNGQRVLMVAWLNHPNAKRAQPVLEALLEWVWNGNPQPLPTTD